From one Vanessa tameamea isolate UH-Manoa-2023 chromosome 9, ilVanTame1 primary haplotype, whole genome shotgun sequence genomic stretch:
- the LOC113393798 gene encoding ecdysone oxidase-like isoform X2, translated as MKRSYYDWNFTTTNDYYSSQSLQDGSQRQPRGKMLGGSGSINDMIYSRGFPADYDDWASIVGEGWNWDNVLSYFKKTEYLTDERITINPDLASLHGFDGEIEVSGSTDSTFATDKFLEAFKELNFNIVQDMTNPNTIGAGRFSHTIKDGKRHSSLTALLNKASERNNLFVLKEAHVVKILVENETAYGVKVLLEGDEFIFYADKEIIMTAGTFNTAKLLLLSGIGPKEHLEEMGISVVKDLPVGENLHDHVMVLTYLAADNGTCDLDKNNVHMDTIRYLYDRSGSLVRTSDLGAYISYNEAANVPDFAIYPTCIYANSDFYVACLEILGFKASICEKIDSLNKDLEILSLAVVNLKPKSRGRVRLQSLDPLDPPLIYSGTFNDGSDLDYYPGAIETARSIASTSYFNSKNAFVVEFDIEQCNDFIDREYLECLAKATAMSAWHAVGTAAMGTVVDSELRVKGINGLRVADASVMPNVVRGNTNSPVVMIAEKAADYIKDYYKTLGYLNKN; from the coding sequence ATGAAAAGAAGTTATTACGACTGGAATTTCACTACAACAAATGACTACTATTCAAGTCAATCTCTACAAGATGGCAGTCAGAGACAACCTCGTGGTAAAATGCTGGGAGGCAGTGGATCCATTAATGACATGATTTATTCTCGTGGCTTTCcggctgattatgatgattgGGCCTCTATAGTCGGGGAGGGCTGGAATTGGGATAATGTTCTGTCGTACTTCAAAAAAACCGAATATTTGACTGACGAAAGAATTACTATCAATCCAGACCTGGCAAGTCTTCATGGTTTTGATGGAGAAATCGAAGTTAGTGGTTCTACTGATTCAACTTTTGCTACCGACAAATTTCTCGAAGCTTTTAAGGAgctgaattttaatattgttcaagATATGACCAATCCAAACACAATAGGCGCAGGAAGATTCTCTCATACCATTAAAGATGGTAAACGGCACAGTTCTCTCACTGCACTCCTCAACAAAGCATCGGAGAGAAATaacttgtttgttttaaaagagGCCCACgttgttaaaatattagttgAAAATGAAACGGCGTATGGAGTCAAAGTTTTATTAGAAGGTGATGAATTTATCTTCTATGCtgataaagaaattattatgaCCGCAGGAACGTTTAATACTGCAAAATTATTGCTCCTTTCAGGAATTGGTCCTAAAGAGCATTTAGAAGAAATGGGTATCAGCGTCGTCAAAGACTTGCCTGTTGGAGAAAATCTTCATGATCACGTCATGGTACTGACGTATTTAGCAGCGGATAATGGGACATGCGACttggataaaaataatgtccACATGGATACCATTAGGTATCTTTATGACAGAAGCGGATCGCTCGTTAGAACTTCTGATTTAGGCGCGTACATATCTTACAATGAAGCTGCGAATGTACCAGACTTCGCTATTTATCCAACATGTATTTACGCTAATAGTGATTTTTATGTAGCGTGTCTAGAAATTTTAGGTTTCAAAGCAAGCATTTGTGAAAAAATCGATTCCTTAAATAAAGATTTGGAAATCCTTTCGTTAGCCGTCGTAAATCTTAAGCCGAAGTCCAGAGGACGAGTACGCTTGCAGTCCCTCGATCCTCTCGATCCTCCGCTCATTTATTCAGGAACATTTAATGATGGCAGCGATTTGGATTACTATCCCGGTGCCATAGAAACAGCTCGGTCAATAGCTAGCACGTCTTATTTCAACTCGAAAAACGCTTTTGTTGTCGAATTTGACATAGAACAATGTAATGATTTCATTGATAGAGAATACTTGGAGTGCCTTGCGAAAGCTACAGCTATGTCTGCTTGGCACGCTGTTGGCACGGCTGCTATGGGAACAGTAGTGGATTCAGAACTAAGGGTTAAAGGAATTAACGGATTGAGGGTAGCTGATGCCAGTGTAATGCCAAATGTAGTTCGAGGTAACACGAATTCTCCCGTCGTAATGATAGCTGAAAAAGCGGCGGACTATATCAAAGATTATTATAAGACTCtgggttatttaaataaaaattaa
- the LOC113393798 gene encoding ecdysone oxidase-like isoform X1: MMEVGCESGGAAGATFAAALQFFAASQCLVQEPWPPQANVQNGTHFDFIVVGGGTAGATLAARLSALPVSVLLLEAGGDPPQDSIIPGFKDSMKRSYYDWNFTTTNDYYSSQSLQDGSQRQPRGKMLGGSGSINDMIYSRGFPADYDDWASIVGEGWNWDNVLSYFKKTEYLTDERITINPDLASLHGFDGEIEVSGSTDSTFATDKFLEAFKELNFNIVQDMTNPNTIGAGRFSHTIKDGKRHSSLTALLNKASERNNLFVLKEAHVVKILVENETAYGVKVLLEGDEFIFYADKEIIMTAGTFNTAKLLLLSGIGPKEHLEEMGISVVKDLPVGENLHDHVMVLTYLAADNGTCDLDKNNVHMDTIRYLYDRSGSLVRTSDLGAYISYNEAANVPDFAIYPTCIYANSDFYVACLEILGFKASICEKIDSLNKDLEILSLAVVNLKPKSRGRVRLQSLDPLDPPLIYSGTFNDGSDLDYYPGAIETARSIASTSYFNSKNAFVVEFDIEQCNDFIDREYLECLAKATAMSAWHAVGTAAMGTVVDSELRVKGINGLRVADASVMPNVVRGNTNSPVVMIAEKAADYIKDYYKTLGYLNKN, encoded by the exons ATGATGGAAGTAGGTTGTGAGAGCGGAGGCGCGGCCGGCGCCACATTCGCCGCAGCCTTGCAGTTTTTCGCCGCATCACAATGCCTCGTCCAGGAGCCATGGCCTCCGCAAGCTAATGTTCAAA ATGGGACCCATTTTGACTTCATCGTGGTGGGTGGCGGCACTGCCGGGGCCACCCTGGCTGCAAGGCTGTCTGCGCTGCCGGTCAGCGTCCTGCTACTGGAGGCTGGAGGCGATCCACCTCAAGATAGCATT atTCCTGGCTTCAAGGACAGTATGAAAAGAAGTTATTACGACTGGAATTTCACTACAACAAATGACTACTATTCAAGTCAATCTCTACAAGATGGCAGTCAGAGACAACCTCGTGGTAAAATGCTGGGAGGCAGTGGATCCATTAATGACATGATTTATTCTCGTGGCTTTCcggctgattatgatgattgGGCCTCTATAGTCGGGGAGGGCTGGAATTGGGATAATGTTCTGTCGTACTTCAAAAAAACCGAATATTTGACTGACGAAAGAATTACTATCAATCCAGACCTGGCAAGTCTTCATGGTTTTGATGGAGAAATCGAAGTTAGTGGTTCTACTGATTCAACTTTTGCTACCGACAAATTTCTCGAAGCTTTTAAGGAgctgaattttaatattgttcaagATATGACCAATCCAAACACAATAGGCGCAGGAAGATTCTCTCATACCATTAAAGATGGTAAACGGCACAGTTCTCTCACTGCACTCCTCAACAAAGCATCGGAGAGAAATaacttgtttgttttaaaagagGCCCACgttgttaaaatattagttgAAAATGAAACGGCGTATGGAGTCAAAGTTTTATTAGAAGGTGATGAATTTATCTTCTATGCtgataaagaaattattatgaCCGCAGGAACGTTTAATACTGCAAAATTATTGCTCCTTTCAGGAATTGGTCCTAAAGAGCATTTAGAAGAAATGGGTATCAGCGTCGTCAAAGACTTGCCTGTTGGAGAAAATCTTCATGATCACGTCATGGTACTGACGTATTTAGCAGCGGATAATGGGACATGCGACttggataaaaataatgtccACATGGATACCATTAGGTATCTTTATGACAGAAGCGGATCGCTCGTTAGAACTTCTGATTTAGGCGCGTACATATCTTACAATGAAGCTGCGAATGTACCAGACTTCGCTATTTATCCAACATGTATTTACGCTAATAGTGATTTTTATGTAGCGTGTCTAGAAATTTTAGGTTTCAAAGCAAGCATTTGTGAAAAAATCGATTCCTTAAATAAAGATTTGGAAATCCTTTCGTTAGCCGTCGTAAATCTTAAGCCGAAGTCCAGAGGACGAGTACGCTTGCAGTCCCTCGATCCTCTCGATCCTCCGCTCATTTATTCAGGAACATTTAATGATGGCAGCGATTTGGATTACTATCCCGGTGCCATAGAAACAGCTCGGTCAATAGCTAGCACGTCTTATTTCAACTCGAAAAACGCTTTTGTTGTCGAATTTGACATAGAACAATGTAATGATTTCATTGATAGAGAATACTTGGAGTGCCTTGCGAAAGCTACAGCTATGTCTGCTTGGCACGCTGTTGGCACGGCTGCTATGGGAACAGTAGTGGATTCAGAACTAAGGGTTAAAGGAATTAACGGATTGAGGGTAGCTGATGCCAGTGTAATGCCAAATGTAGTTCGAGGTAACACGAATTCTCCCGTCGTAATGATAGCTGAAAAAGCGGCGGACTATATCAAAGATTATTATAAGACTCtgggttatttaaataaaaattaa
- the LOC113393797 gene encoding uncharacterized protein LOC113393797 → MIMAEKRIWKHQDLTCKPLDNLEEVLSFLQEPPSWSSLCTEIKPHSDYIVRNTDINKFFGENLLETPQTFCHYDPETEEEIERVDRKKIPKTLVCHDMANGYHDDSVIDGTGNYSAYTLYNWGAIDIFCYFSHHFITIPPLGWINVGHAHGVQVIGTVITEWAEGVALWEKILQSENDWQHFASALVAIAKTLRFDGWLLNVENKISKPAVLLQFVRYLHDILHQELENPVLIWYDSVTVDGHLNWQNGLNEKNRGYFDVVDGIFTNYSWSEKDVESSVVAAGERLTDLFIGIDVWGRNFYGGGQFNTQEAIQVAFTYGCSLAIFAPAWTYEAMSEDVGDINIIENADELDTYERFLLRDRALWCSLWPYLNTKLPSALPFQTSFCRGQGKKRRLYGEVICPVPWFNLRHMQYQPNSSHGPHGYLLSTQDNIAHLSRIGFLKNKAGILKYRQSLEVSRVELVPGKSKEVSLSLKEDSVTVLTQEETIEVTNETQEGRVSVKRKMKNALRNLFRTKAAKTAPADSEPADSGPADSGPADSSHEVSGRSMMQVSVNLRLGNRTSKTRYALAYVPTELECLEPFFEDSFLGGSCLKVNPSDTVSGEHRLSRLFFCDFHCKNNLIVCTVTKNLVGHENQFLNLKLNLTDTRNGYRKVVLVGRSVPHGLEVASAAEVMNLYPLSDPADPGFRELQKYVVLNEPGFYMPVANAYGWKVRYYEVPLGGARVAAVSCRTGLAEGPILLGYFGICARDPPGD, encoded by the exons atgaTCATGGCTGAAAAGAGAATTTGGAAACATCAAGACTTAACCTGTAAACCGCTTGATAACTTGGAAGAAGTCTTATCTTTTCTACAAGAACCTCCAAGTTGGAGTTCTCTTTGCACAGAAATCAAACCCCACAGCGATTATATAGTCCGAAATACGGATATCAATAAGTTTTTTGGTGAAAATTTACTCGAAACTCCGCAAACATTTTGTCATTATGATCCGGAAACGGAAGAAGAAATTGAACGCGtagacagaaaaaaaataccaaagaCATTGGTTTGCCATGATATGGCAAATGGTTATCATGATGATTC tgTTATCGATGGCACTGGTAATTACAGTGCGTATACGTTATATAATTGGGGCGCCATCGATATTTTCTGCTACTTCAGTCATCATTTCATTACCATACCTCCCCTTGGCTGGATAAATGTCGGACACGCACATGGGGTTCAAGTAattg GTACTGTTATAACCGAGTGGGCGGAAGGTGTAGCACTGTGggaaaaaatattgcaatcgGAAAATGACTGGCAACATTTTGCAAGTGCCCTCGTTGCTATCGCTAAGACCTTAAGGTTCGATGGATGGCTTCTTAACGTCGAGAATAAG ATTTCGAAGCCGGCTGTACTCTTGCAGTTTGTCCGCTACCTGCATGATATCCTGCACCAGGAGCTGGAAAACCCGGTGCTGATCTGGTATGATAGCGTCACAGTTGATGGTCACCTTAATTGGCAAAATGGACTCAATGAAAAGAACAG agGATACTTCGATGTTGTGGACGGAATTTTCACCAACTACTCTTGGTCAGAAAAAGACGTGGAGTCCAGCGTGGTGGCGGCCGGGGAGCGGCTGACAGATCTCTTTATTGGGATCGACGTTTGGGGACGGAATTTTTATGGCGGTGGACAGTTTAACACGCAAGAA gccATACAAGTAGCTTTTACTTATGGTTGTTCGCTTGCAATATTTGCGCCGGCTTGGACATACGAGGCCATGTCCGAAGACGTTGGCGATATTAACATAATTGAAAATGCGGATGAGCTGGATACCTACGAACGGTTCCTGCTCCGGGACCGAGCGCTCTGGTGCAGCTTGTGGCCGTACCTTAACACCAAGCTGCCGTCGGCTTTACCTTTTCAGACCTCCTTTTGCAGGGGACAGGGGAAAAAGAGGCGATTATACGGAGAG GTGATTTGCCCAGTTCCTTGGTTCAATTTACGTCACATGCAGTACCAGCCAAACTCCTCCCACGGGCCCCACGGGTACCTCCTATCGACTCAAGACAACATCGCACATCTCTCTCGTATCGGTTTTCTGAAAAATAAAGCCGGTATTCTCAAATATAGACAGTCGCTCGAGGTCAGCAGAGTAGAACTCGTGCCGGGAAAGAGTAAGGAGGTGTCTCTGTCCCTAAAGGAGGACAGCGTGACGGTTCTGACTCAAGAAGAAACAATCGAGGTAACCAACGAAACCCAAGAAGGCCGCGTCAGCGTCAAGCGCAAAATGAAGAACGCGTTACGGAATCTGTTCCGAACGAAAGCAGCGAAGACCGCGCCCGCCGACAGCGAGCCGGCCGACAGCGGGCCGGCCGACAGCGGGCCGGCCGACAGCTCGCACGAGGTGTCGGGGCGGTCCATGATGCAGGTGTCGGTGAACTTACGATTAGGGAACAGGACGAGCAAAACGAGATACGCTCTGGCATACGTTCCGACGGAGTTGGAGTGCCTCGAGCCGTTCTTCGAAGACAGCTTCCTCGGAGGCTCCTGCCTCAAAGTGAACCCCAGTGACACGGTTAGCGGGGAGCATCGGCTGTCCCGGTTATTCTTTTGTGATTTCCACTGCAagaacaatttaattgtatgtacgGTGACCAAAAATTTAGTGGGACACGAGAACCAGTTTTTAAACTTGAAGCTCAATTTGACGGATACAAGGAACGGATACAGGAAGGTGGTGTTGGTGGGTCGCAGCGTGCCGCACGGACTCGAGGTTGCCTCCGCCGCCGAGGTCATGAACCTGTACCCATTGAGTGACCCAGCGGACCCTGGCTTCAGAGAGCTACAGAAGTACGTGGTGCTGAATGAGCCGGGTTTTTACATGCCCGTTGCGAACGCATACGGATGGAAAGTTAG GTACTACGAGGTCCCGCTGGGCGGCGCCCGCGTGGCGGCCGTGAGCTGCCGCACCGGCCTCGCCGAGGGCCCCATCCTGTTGGGCTATTTCGGCATCTGCGCGAGGGATCCGCCGGGGGATTGA